One part of the Gemmatimonadota bacterium genome encodes these proteins:
- a CDS encoding BlaI/MecI/CopY family transcriptional regulator, which yields MAKRRPIVFTDRELDVMSVLWRLGSGTVAEVREELGDVGYTTVLKILQILEDKGHVAHDAEGRAYRYRPLVAPEDAGERALSRILNKVFHGSLDLMVARLVSDRSLTADEIARLKEIIDELEPGDAPAEGEGRGR from the coding sequence GTGGCCAAGCGACGTCCCATCGTGTTCACCGACCGCGAGCTCGACGTCATGAGCGTGCTCTGGCGCCTGGGCTCGGGCACGGTGGCCGAGGTGCGCGAGGAGCTGGGTGACGTCGGGTACACGACCGTGCTCAAGATCCTCCAGATCCTGGAGGACAAGGGGCACGTCGCCCACGACGCCGAGGGCCGGGCCTATCGGTACCGGCCCCTGGTGGCGCCCGAGGATGCAGGCGAGCGCGCGCTCAGCCGGATCCTGAACAAGGTCTTCCACGGATCGCTGGATCTCATGGTGGCGCGACTGGTCTCCGACCGCAGCCTGACCGCGGACGAGATCGCGCGCCTGAAGGAGATCATCGACGAGCTCGAGCCCGGCGACGCGCCGGCGGAGGGGGAGGGAAGGGGACGATGA
- a CDS encoding M56 family metallopeptidase — protein sequence MTTMFMIGSAAVGAVVALLAWLTERALRTEGKPVRWVWVAALLLTVAVPFLPRLPLPALPGTDAQPAPTLVETGADRLGDLAALLPATSAGAVADGVLSAVWLLLTLLAAGVTIVATVRLVAARRRWPEAEVLDTRVRLSRRFGPAVVGLFRPTIVLPRRALDLHADEMALVLEHEREHLRARDPWLLAFATLLVVALPWNLPLVWQALRLRRAVELDCDARVLARGAGRRTYASLLVRLASDAPPFPFAAAALAERRSFLRDRIEGMRERVQPMAGYTRVALVVAIAAGLVGIFAFAPRFVTIQFGPRHDRVHELRFKEVPTRIEIGTTLDDPILHFDERRLREEVERARREAERARGRIERVRRVELREAQAQMEGLRREMVEARRSMRAQVEPLGEISEAAATDGKRLRDELAVVAQQARTRRERAERELVAARQLQAEIEERLEKAEKALADGDAQGGGSGESAAKGWFLSWSPDSPRSPDPRAIDVQSADAPLIVVDGERLASPDAIKEIAPERVDRIEIIKGEAAARIWGEEAANGVVQIFLKPS from the coding sequence ATGACCACGATGTTCATGATCGGATCGGCGGCGGTGGGTGCCGTCGTGGCCCTCCTCGCCTGGCTCACCGAGCGGGCGTTGCGGACGGAGGGCAAGCCTGTACGGTGGGTATGGGTCGCGGCGTTGCTGCTGACGGTGGCCGTGCCGTTCCTGCCGCGCCTGCCGTTGCCGGCGCTTCCCGGCACGGATGCGCAGCCGGCGCCCACACTGGTGGAGACGGGTGCCGACCGCCTGGGCGATCTGGCCGCGTTGCTGCCCGCGACCTCTGCGGGAGCCGTTGCCGACGGCGTGTTGAGCGCCGTCTGGCTGCTGCTGACCCTGCTCGCCGCCGGTGTCACGATCGTCGCCACCGTGCGTCTGGTCGCCGCCCGCCGCCGCTGGCCCGAAGCCGAGGTGCTGGACACGCGTGTGCGTCTTTCCCGCCGCTTCGGACCCGCTGTGGTGGGGCTGTTCCGTCCCACCATCGTGCTCCCGCGACGCGCCCTGGACCTGCACGCGGACGAGATGGCGCTGGTGCTCGAGCACGAGCGGGAGCATCTGCGTGCCCGTGATCCCTGGTTGCTCGCGTTCGCGACGCTTCTGGTGGTCGCCCTGCCCTGGAATCTCCCCCTCGTGTGGCAGGCGCTGCGCCTGCGTCGAGCGGTGGAGCTGGACTGCGACGCCCGCGTGCTGGCCCGCGGGGCGGGCCGCAGGACCTATGCGTCGCTGCTGGTTCGCCTCGCGTCCGATGCGCCGCCCTTCCCGTTCGCCGCGGCTGCGCTGGCGGAGCGCCGCTCCTTCCTGCGCGACCGGATCGAGGGCATGCGTGAGCGGGTCCAGCCCATGGCGGGCTACACGCGCGTCGCGCTGGTCGTCGCCATCGCGGCGGGGCTGGTGGGCATCTTCGCCTTCGCGCCGCGCTTCGTGACCATCCAGTTCGGGCCGCGGCACGATCGTGTGCACGAGCTGCGCTTCAAGGAGGTGCCGACGCGCATCGAGATCGGAACCACGCTGGACGATCCGATCCTCCACTTCGACGAGCGGCGCCTGCGTGAGGAGGTGGAGCGCGCTCGCCGGGAGGCGGAACGGGCGCGTGGGCGCATCGAGCGTGTGCGGAGGGTCGAGCTGCGCGAGGCGCAAGCGCAGATGGAAGGCCTTCGGCGGGAGATGGTGGAGGCCCGCAGGTCGATGCGCGCGCAGGTGGAGCCGCTGGGGGAAATCTCCGAGGCCGCAGCGACCGACGGAAAGCGGCTCCGGGACGAACTGGCCGTCGTGGCGCAACAGGCGCGCACCAGGCGCGAGCGGGCCGAGCGCGAGTTGGTCGCGGCTCGTCAGCTCCAGGCGGAGATCGAGGAACGCCTCGAGAAGGCCGAGAAGGCGCTCGCGGACGGGGACGCGCAGGGTGGGGGCAGCGGGGAGAGCGCGGCCAAGGGGTGGTTCCTTTCGTGGAGCCCGGACTCCCCACGGAGCCCGGACCCGCGAGCCATCGACGTGCAATCGGCAGACGCTCCGCTGATCGTCGTCGACGGAGAACGGCTCGCATCGCCGGACGCGATCAAGGAGATCGCGCCCGAGCGCGTCGACCGCATCGAGATCATCAAGGGCGAGGCGGCCGCCAGGATCTGGGGAGAAGAGGCGGCCAACGGTGTCGTCCAGATCTTCCTGAAGCCGAGCTGA
- a CDS encoding VOC family protein — translation MARVVGLGGAFLTADDPAALAAWYARWLRFDVQPEGGARFEASAVPAGGYAVFSLFPRDPAYFTPSRSPFMVNLMVDDLRGALAQVVEGGGTVVGDPEDWPYGRFGWFLDPEGNKVELWEPRVPDEG, via the coding sequence ATGGCCAGGGTGGTGGGGTTGGGAGGTGCGTTCCTCACGGCGGACGATCCGGCGGCGCTGGCGGCGTGGTATGCGCGCTGGCTGCGCTTCGACGTGCAGCCGGAGGGCGGAGCCCGTTTCGAAGCCAGTGCCGTGCCGGCCGGCGGCTACGCGGTGTTCAGCCTGTTCCCGCGTGACCCGGCGTACTTCACGCCGTCACGAAGTCCCTTCATGGTGAACCTGATGGTGGACGACCTGCGGGGTGCGCTTGCCCAGGTGGTGGAAGGAGGAGGCACCGTGGTGGGCGATCCCGAGGACTGGCCGTACGGCCGGTTCGGGTGGTTCCTGGACCCGGAAGGCAACAAGGTCGAGCTCTGGGAGCCGCGCGTCCCGGACGAGGGCTGA
- a CDS encoding polysaccharide deacetylase, whose amino-acid sequence MRRSVPTRPRPLTRPLLGAVVLLFQGACAPPPPADAAAASAQAAPRLGYEWTEDEVWDAVTAVRAGRDLNPARWPGGARVAVLLSFDVDNETVQGLRTGDPTVGSLSQGEYGARVALPRIVELLDRHQIPASFFIPAWSMRISPQMKDVIQRSGRHEIAIHGWIHELNTTLDADTEERLLQQALDYYTELLGERPVGYRAPSWNFSPNTLSILRRLGFLYDSSLMADERPYELVQDGEPTGLVELPVEWILDDAPLFNPRGNSFAPPRDVMQIWIDEFDKAWEEGTTFTLTMHPHISGHRSRIVALEGLIDHIRSKPGVWWGTHREAVEWSMEQAGMAPVGVAAPAP is encoded by the coding sequence ATGCGCCGCTCCGTCCCCACCCGACCCCGTCCGCTCACCCGTCCCCTCCTGGGAGCCGTCGTGCTGCTGTTCCAGGGTGCCTGCGCACCCCCGCCACCCGCCGACGCGGCCGCAGCCTCCGCCCAGGCCGCTCCCCGGCTCGGGTACGAGTGGACGGAGGACGAGGTCTGGGATGCGGTGACGGCAGTGCGGGCCGGCCGGGACCTGAACCCGGCGCGCTGGCCGGGCGGAGCCCGCGTGGCCGTGCTGCTCTCGTTCGACGTAGACAACGAGACGGTGCAGGGACTGCGGACGGGCGACCCCACGGTCGGCTCGTTGTCGCAGGGCGAGTACGGCGCCCGCGTGGCGCTCCCGCGCATCGTGGAGCTGCTCGATCGGCACCAGATCCCGGCGTCGTTCTTCATCCCGGCCTGGAGCATGCGCATCAGCCCCCAGATGAAGGACGTGATCCAACGCTCGGGGCGACACGAGATCGCCATCCACGGCTGGATCCACGAGCTGAACACCACGCTGGACGCCGATACCGAGGAGCGCCTGCTCCAGCAGGCGCTCGACTACTACACGGAGCTGCTCGGCGAGCGGCCGGTGGGCTACCGCGCCCCCTCGTGGAACTTCAGCCCCAACACCCTCTCGATCCTGCGCCGGCTCGGCTTCCTCTACGACTCGTCGCTGATGGCGGACGAGCGGCCCTACGAACTCGTGCAGGACGGCGAGCCGACGGGCCTGGTGGAGCTTCCGGTGGAGTGGATCCTGGACGACGCGCCGCTCTTCAACCCACGCGGCAACTCGTTCGCACCGCCGCGCGACGTGATGCAGATCTGGATCGACGAGTTCGACAAGGCGTGGGAGGAGGGCACGACCTTCACCCTGACCATGCATCCGCACATCAGCGGACACCGCTCGCGCATCGTGGCGCTCGAAGGCCTGATCGACCACATCCGCTCCAAGCCGGGCGTCTGGTGGGGCACGCACCGCGAAGCGGTCGAGTGGTCCATGGAGCAGGCCGGGATGGCGCCCGTGGGGGTCGCGGCACCCGCGCCCTGA
- a CDS encoding YceI family protein, whose amino-acid sequence MAPLLFAALLLQAAAPGSGEATPFEIDREASVVAVVTHRAGFAARLAHNHLVVATGYDATLDVASSRPPEASFHLRIPVAGLVVDAPEHRARWAQRLAELGVEDELGSPGEDDRSEIAAAMRSEDQLDQERFPWIEVRLVDVREGGRLLGGTAFPWTAVVELTVRDRVVRSELPLRFSLEGDLLDVEATGTFTFQELGIEPYSAALGAVRNANEFDLYLNLKARR is encoded by the coding sequence ATGGCCCCACTCCTCTTCGCCGCACTCCTCCTGCAGGCCGCAGCCCCGGGCTCCGGGGAGGCCACCCCCTTCGAGATCGATCGGGAGGCGTCGGTGGTGGCGGTGGTCACCCACCGGGCCGGTTTCGCCGCCCGGTTGGCGCACAACCACCTGGTCGTCGCCACCGGATACGACGCGACGCTCGACGTCGCCTCCAGCCGACCGCCCGAAGCCTCCTTCCACCTGCGGATTCCCGTGGCGGGGCTGGTGGTCGACGCTCCGGAGCACCGGGCTCGCTGGGCGCAGCGGCTGGCCGAGCTCGGCGTCGAAGACGAGCTCGGCAGCCCCGGCGAGGACGACCGCTCCGAGATTGCCGCAGCCATGCGGAGCGAAGACCAGCTGGACCAGGAGCGCTTCCCGTGGATCGAGGTGCGCCTCGTCGACGTGCGGGAGGGAGGGCGGCTGCTCGGCGGCACGGCCTTTCCATGGACCGCGGTCGTCGAGCTGACCGTGCGGGATCGCGTCGTGCGGTCGGAGCTGCCGCTCCGTTTCTCGCTGGAGGGCGACCTGCTGGACGTGGAGGCCACCGGCACGTTCACGTTCCAGGAGCTCGGCATCGAACCCTACTCCGCCGCGCTCGGCGCCGTCCGCAACGCGAACGAATTCGATCTCTACCTCAACCTGAAGGCGAGGCGATGA
- a CDS encoding SprT family zinc-dependent metalloprotease produces the protein MALLRKRGARRLKEIRFRANKSTIWSLTQGGNVLNLHVGYRKAPRHVLEAFAVIASSARSSSAHYRQATATVRNWPGLESAMEEIALQAGDRRLLRLEPGPCVATDAQLRFLRRLYRHLNRQRFSRLLPDDLPVRLSARMVSRLGQMVPALRFGRRVVVELALNVDLMLPDNDREMVETLAHEMAHAADYLVSGRHGHGPSWRRWAHLAGCDPVACTDRPIRHRRSLRERVDRVPPWPFPGRRRSGRNQSADPLRPPVPMQLTLFQ, from the coding sequence TTGGCGCTGCTTCGCAAGCGCGGTGCCAGACGACTGAAGGAGATCCGCTTTCGCGCGAACAAGAGCACCATCTGGTCGCTCACGCAGGGCGGGAATGTGCTCAACCTCCATGTCGGCTACCGCAAGGCACCGCGGCACGTCCTGGAGGCGTTCGCCGTCATCGCCAGCAGCGCCCGCTCCTCCTCTGCGCACTACCGCCAGGCCACGGCGACGGTGCGCAACTGGCCCGGCCTCGAGTCCGCCATGGAGGAGATCGCTCTTCAGGCCGGCGACCGTCGGTTGCTCCGTCTGGAGCCCGGTCCCTGTGTGGCGACCGACGCCCAGCTACGCTTCCTGCGACGCCTGTACCGGCACCTGAATCGCCAGCGTTTCTCTCGACTTCTGCCGGATGACCTTCCCGTGCGCCTCAGCGCGCGGATGGTCTCGCGCCTCGGCCAGATGGTCCCTGCGCTCCGCTTCGGTCGCCGGGTGGTCGTCGAGCTGGCGCTCAACGTCGACCTCATGCTTCCGGACAACGATCGGGAGATGGTGGAGACGCTGGCGCACGAGATGGCCCACGCCGCCGACTACCTCGTCAGCGGTCGCCACGGGCACGGTCCGTCCTGGCGTCGCTGGGCACATCTGGCGGGGTGCGATCCCGTCGCATGCACCGACCGACCCATCCGCCATCGTCGCTCCCTCCGCGAGCGCGTGGACCGGGTTCCCCCGTGGCCCTTTCCGGGTCGGCGACGGAGCGGAAGGAACCAAAGTGCCGATCCGCTGCGGCCGCCCGTGCCGATGCAGCTCACCCTCTTCCAGTAG
- a CDS encoding Gfo/Idh/MocA family oxidoreductase — MDDRALPPTEPPVVVRDVARRDALRLGLAGLGAAAFVGACQSEAAAGTSSAQGPTAPAPAEPFRAPPLSTVRVGFVGVGGMGSVHVQNLLEIEGVQLTAVCDIRPEHAERARDQAVAKGRAAPTLYTRGERDFERMCAEEELDLVYNATPWNWHVPIMLAAMANGKHTATEVPAALTLEDCWALVESAERHQRHCVMMENCNYDRSELMVLHMVRRGLLGEVVHGEGGYLHDLREIKFADEGEGLWRREWSKTTNANLYPTHGLGPVANCMDINRGDRFQTLVSMSSPSRGLQDWAREHYPEGHPKRAERYALGDVNVSLIQTARGRTIYVGHDTNLPRPYSRIHMVQGTRGLFQGYPDRVYVEGVSAPHRWSSPDEFRAEYEHPLWVRELEAQAERPGHGGMDFLEDQRLIYCLRNGLPTDMNVYDAAALSAVVELSQRSVAQGGAPQAFPDFTRGRWQEWPAWEIVTEV, encoded by the coding sequence ATGGACGATCGCGCCCTGCCTCCGACCGAACCTCCCGTTGTCGTACGCGACGTGGCGAGGCGCGACGCACTCCGTCTCGGGCTCGCCGGTCTGGGGGCGGCGGCGTTCGTCGGCGCGTGTCAGAGCGAGGCGGCCGCCGGCACGTCATCGGCGCAGGGGCCGACGGCTCCCGCGCCGGCGGAGCCCTTCCGCGCACCCCCGCTGTCCACCGTGCGCGTCGGCTTCGTGGGCGTCGGGGGGATGGGATCGGTCCATGTGCAGAACCTGCTGGAGATCGAAGGCGTGCAGCTCACGGCGGTCTGCGACATCCGCCCCGAGCACGCGGAGCGGGCGCGGGACCAGGCGGTGGCGAAGGGACGAGCGGCCCCCACCCTCTACACGCGGGGCGAACGGGACTTCGAGCGCATGTGCGCGGAAGAGGAGCTCGACCTCGTCTACAACGCCACGCCCTGGAACTGGCATGTGCCGATCATGCTGGCGGCCATGGCCAACGGGAAGCACACGGCCACCGAGGTCCCCGCCGCGCTGACGCTGGAGGACTGCTGGGCGCTGGTCGAGAGCGCGGAGCGCCACCAGCGCCACTGCGTCATGATGGAGAACTGCAATTACGACCGCTCCGAGCTCATGGTCCTGCACATGGTGCGTCGGGGCCTGCTGGGGGAGGTCGTGCACGGGGAGGGTGGCTATCTCCACGACCTGCGGGAGATCAAGTTCGCCGACGAGGGGGAAGGGCTCTGGCGGCGCGAATGGTCGAAGACGACCAACGCCAACCTGTATCCCACCCACGGGCTGGGCCCGGTCGCCAACTGCATGGACATCAACCGCGGGGACCGCTTCCAGACCCTGGTGTCCATGAGCAGCCCATCGCGCGGGCTGCAGGACTGGGCGCGCGAGCACTATCCGGAAGGCCACCCCAAGCGCGCCGAGCGCTACGCCCTGGGGGACGTGAACGTGAGCCTCATCCAGACGGCGCGGGGCCGCACCATCTACGTCGGCCACGACACCAACCTGCCGCGACCCTACTCGCGGATCCACATGGTGCAGGGGACGCGCGGGCTCTTCCAGGGCTACCCGGACCGGGTCTACGTCGAAGGGGTGAGCGCACCCCATCGCTGGTCCTCGCCCGACGAGTTCCGGGCGGAGTACGAACACCCCCTGTGGGTCCGCGAGCTGGAGGCCCAGGCCGAGCGCCCGGGACACGGAGGCATGGACTTCCTGGAGGACCAGCGATTGATCTACTGCCTGCGCAACGGACTGCCCACCGACATGAACGTCTACGACGCGGCCGCCCTGTCCGCGGTGGTCGAGTTGTCGCAGCGGTCGGTCGCGCAGGGCGGCGCTCCGCAGGCGTTTCCCGACTTCACGCGCGGGCGTTGGCAGGAGTGGCCCGCCTGGGAGATCGTCACCGAGGTCTGA
- a CDS encoding DUF4340 domain-containing protein yields MSERTLRRILTALAVVLLLYSALEIVARVRRGSTAGGGGFARVLAGLDTATLNRVRMEGPADTVLLERAGERWTANGHPTDPAAVSRLFRALATSEVGAVAANNPANHERLGVAGADAWTLRFESVDGHPMEIVLGKTGTRFGTAFARLPGEDAVITLIGDLRPSVVKPLDQWRDRRVARVDTGRVVRLEVTTASGDYVLQRGDNRWSLGAAPADSFTVAMMLGELADVDATGFADGEMAPAGERRTLVAVAEGADTVLALEGWVGLDAFVVRRARDATLYELSAWRGDRMMPPPDSVRAR; encoded by the coding sequence ATGAGCGAACGCACGTTGAGGCGGATCCTGACGGCGCTCGCGGTGGTGCTGCTCCTCTACTCGGCGCTCGAGATCGTTGCCCGCGTCCGTCGCGGCTCGACCGCGGGAGGCGGCGGGTTCGCGCGCGTGCTGGCCGGCCTCGACACGGCCACCCTGAACCGGGTGCGCATGGAAGGGCCGGCCGACACGGTGCTGCTCGAACGGGCGGGAGAGCGGTGGACGGCCAATGGCCATCCGACCGATCCCGCAGCCGTCTCCCGTCTCTTCCGAGCGCTCGCCACGTCCGAGGTGGGCGCGGTGGCCGCCAACAACCCCGCCAACCACGAGCGGCTGGGCGTGGCGGGCGCCGACGCCTGGACGCTGCGCTTCGAGTCGGTCGACGGGCATCCGATGGAGATCGTGCTGGGCAAGACCGGAACCCGGTTCGGGACGGCTTTCGCGCGGCTCCCGGGCGAGGACGCCGTGATCACGTTGATCGGCGACCTGCGTCCCAGTGTCGTCAAGCCGCTCGATCAGTGGCGCGACCGCAGGGTGGCCCGCGTGGACACCGGACGCGTCGTCCGGCTGGAGGTGACCACCGCGTCGGGGGACTACGTGCTGCAGCGCGGAGACAACCGCTGGAGCCTCGGTGCCGCGCCCGCCGATTCCTTCACCGTCGCCATGATGCTGGGTGAGCTGGCCGACGTGGATGCCACCGGCTTCGCGGACGGCGAGATGGCCCCGGCGGGGGAGCGGCGTACGCTCGTGGCGGTGGCCGAGGGGGCCGACACGGTGCTGGCGCTGGAAGGCTGGGTGGGCCTGGACGCGTTCGTGGTGCGGCGCGCTCGGGACGCGACGCTCTACGAGCTGTCGGCCTGGCGCGGCGACCGGATGATGCCACCGCCCGATTCGGTGCGCGCCCGCTGA
- a CDS encoding Gldg family protein, whose amino-acid sequence MRHVWTLARRELRSFFDHPTAYVLQIAFLVLALFLAIRSIYANSLATLRPLFDLLPWLFAIFVPAITMRSFAEERQARTLEWLLVQPFDERALIAGKFLGNWLFVVFTLACTLPLALGVLLVSDADPGIVVAQYTGSALLAALLVALGLWASSVTRNQITAFILATALTLLLVLLGAPVVRVGLPPRIAGLFGELGVMRHFEGVARGVLDLRDVLYFAAGTAFFLVLAGFFVARERLSPARAAFRRLRLGTAASAVLAVLVVLLGNNVPGRLDLTRDNLYTLSAGTRSIVRGLDDLVTIKLFISRELPLEVQSTVRDVRDLIGDIRAASDGRVAVEEADPDRDDAAAEEAQSFGITPIEFNVLRDDEFQVRRGWFGLAIQYADAREVIPIVDRTDDLELRLATAIGSMTREGTPTIGWATGSGMRSQFEFQLVRQVLSERWAFEPVALEPDSTGAVAAIEGIDLLVLASPSTPLADAAVRRVEEFVAAGNPALLLLESHQLSPQAPTTMPIQTGLDGFLESHGVRIGQGIVYDLRSAQRISMGQQGMFSLIRAYPWWPIAFPAADHPTVRDLSALTFGWAAPVETLDSTRVTPLWTTSEAGGVQPAGGSVAPEIPLTPDPEALGPVTLAVAVEPDSGSADGRLIVTGDASFLEDQFVRADPQGLAFLANAADWLGQDESLIDIRSKNRVPPPLVFSSEWAQDVLKWGCLLGVPGLLVLFGAARVGGRVGRARRHWSEVA is encoded by the coding sequence ATGCGACACGTCTGGACCCTGGCGCGCCGGGAGCTGCGCTCCTTCTTCGATCATCCCACGGCGTACGTGCTCCAGATCGCGTTCCTGGTGCTGGCCCTCTTCCTGGCCATCCGGAGCATCTACGCCAACTCGCTGGCGACCCTGCGGCCGCTCTTCGACCTGTTGCCGTGGCTGTTCGCCATCTTCGTCCCGGCGATCACCATGCGCTCCTTCGCGGAGGAGCGGCAGGCGCGTACGCTCGAGTGGCTGCTCGTGCAGCCGTTCGACGAGCGCGCCCTCATCGCCGGGAAGTTCCTCGGCAACTGGCTGTTCGTGGTGTTCACGCTGGCGTGCACGCTTCCCCTGGCGCTGGGCGTGCTGCTGGTCTCCGACGCCGACCCGGGCATCGTGGTGGCCCAGTACACGGGCTCCGCCCTGCTCGCAGCCCTCCTGGTCGCGCTGGGCCTGTGGGCCTCCTCCGTCACCCGCAACCAGATCACCGCGTTCATCCTCGCCACGGCGCTGACGCTGCTGCTCGTGCTGCTGGGCGCGCCCGTCGTCCGGGTGGGACTGCCGCCCCGGATCGCGGGGCTGTTCGGCGAGCTGGGGGTGATGCGCCACTTCGAGGGCGTGGCTCGGGGCGTGCTCGACCTGCGCGACGTGCTGTACTTCGCGGCCGGCACGGCCTTCTTCCTGGTCCTGGCCGGCTTCTTCGTCGCACGCGAGCGGCTCAGTCCCGCGCGAGCCGCGTTCCGGCGGCTGCGGCTGGGCACGGCCGCGAGCGCGGTGCTGGCCGTCCTCGTGGTGCTGCTGGGCAACAACGTGCCCGGGCGGCTCGACCTCACCCGCGACAACCTCTACACCCTGTCGGCGGGCACGCGCTCGATCGTACGCGGGCTCGACGACCTCGTGACCATCAAGCTGTTCATCTCCCGCGAGCTCCCGCTGGAGGTGCAGTCGACCGTGCGCGACGTGCGCGACCTGATCGGAGACATCCGCGCGGCATCCGACGGTCGGGTCGCGGTCGAAGAGGCCGACCCGGATCGCGACGACGCCGCAGCCGAGGAGGCGCAGTCCTTCGGGATCACGCCCATCGAGTTCAACGTGCTCCGCGACGACGAGTTCCAGGTCCGGCGGGGTTGGTTCGGCCTGGCCATCCAGTACGCCGACGCGCGCGAGGTCATCCCCATCGTGGACCGCACCGACGACCTGGAGCTGCGCCTGGCGACCGCCATCGGCTCCATGACGCGCGAGGGCACTCCGACGATCGGGTGGGCCACCGGATCCGGCATGCGCTCCCAGTTCGAGTTCCAGCTCGTCCGTCAGGTGCTCTCGGAGCGTTGGGCGTTCGAGCCCGTCGCGCTGGAGCCCGACAGCACGGGCGCCGTGGCCGCCATCGAGGGGATCGATCTCCTCGTGCTCGCATCGCCGTCGACACCCCTGGCCGACGCCGCCGTCCGTCGGGTCGAGGAGTTCGTCGCGGCGGGCAACCCCGCCCTGCTGTTGCTGGAGAGCCATCAGCTCTCGCCGCAGGCGCCCACGACCATGCCCATCCAGACCGGTCTGGACGGCTTCCTCGAGTCGCATGGGGTGCGCATCGGGCAGGGCATCGTGTACGACCTGCGCTCGGCCCAACGGATCTCGATGGGGCAGCAAGGGATGTTCAGCCTGATCCGTGCGTATCCCTGGTGGCCCATCGCCTTCCCCGCCGCGGACCACCCCACCGTGCGCGACCTGTCGGCGCTGACGTTCGGGTGGGCCGCTCCGGTCGAGACGCTCGACAGCACGCGCGTGACGCCGCTATGGACCACGAGCGAGGCCGGCGGCGTCCAGCCTGCCGGTGGCTCGGTGGCACCCGAGATCCCGCTGACGCCGGATCCCGAGGCGCTGGGGCCCGTGACCCTGGCGGTGGCGGTCGAGCCCGACTCCGGTTCAGCGGACGGGCGTCTGATCGTGACCGGTGACGCCTCCTTTCTCGAGGATCAGTTCGTGCGCGCCGACCCCCAGGGTCTGGCGTTCCTGGCCAACGCGGCGGACTGGTTGGGGCAGGACGAGAGCCTCATCGATATCCGCTCGAAGAACCGGGTGCCCCCTCCCCTCGTCTTCTCCTCGGAGTGGGCGCAGGACGTCCTGAAGTGGGGGTGCTTGCTGGGTGTGCCCGGACTGCTCGTCCTGTTCGGCGCGGCGCGGGTGGGCGGGCGCGTGGGTCGCGCTCGCCGTCACTGGTCGGAGGTGGCATGA
- a CDS encoding ATP-binding cassette domain-containing protein produces MFSVDGVTKRFGDLTAVDTLSFEIHRGEVVGFLGPNGAGKTTTMRMIVGGLEPDEGRILFDGRPLQDDLIGARRRIGFLPEANPLYDGMLVCEYLEHVGRLRELEGETLRRAVREAADETDLGAVFFRPIGELSKGYRQRVGLAGAILHKPELLVLDEPTEGLDPNQRVEIRRLVSTLGRERTVLLSTHVMQEVEATCSRLLILSAGRLIADGTVQDLAAARSGGVTLVVEAEGVDVEASLAALDGVAATHAEALPGRTRVTLQTIGGLELRPRIFELAKDRAWTLWELRQERANLEDLFRRLTSGEEV; encoded by the coding sequence GTGTTCTCGGTCGACGGAGTGACCAAGCGCTTCGGCGATCTCACCGCGGTCGACACGTTGAGCTTCGAGATCCACCGCGGCGAAGTGGTCGGATTCCTCGGCCCCAACGGGGCCGGCAAGACCACCACCATGCGGATGATCGTCGGCGGCCTCGAGCCGGACGAGGGCCGCATCCTGTTCGACGGCCGCCCCCTCCAGGACGACCTGATCGGAGCCCGTCGCAGGATCGGCTTCCTCCCCGAGGCCAACCCGCTGTACGACGGCATGCTGGTCTGCGAGTACCTCGAGCACGTGGGTCGCTTGCGCGAGCTGGAGGGAGAGACGCTCCGGCGCGCCGTGCGTGAGGCGGCGGACGAGACGGACCTCGGCGCCGTCTTCTTCCGGCCCATCGGGGAGCTGTCCAAGGGCTACCGACAGCGCGTGGGGCTGGCCGGAGCCATCCTGCACAAGCCCGAGCTGTTGGTGCTCGACGAGCCCACCGAAGGACTCGATCCGAACCAACGCGTCGAGATCCGCAGGCTGGTGAGCACGCTCGGCCGCGAGCGCACCGTGCTGCTGAGCACCCACGTGATGCAGGAGGTGGAGGCCACCTGTTCGCGTTTGTTGATCCTGTCCGCGGGTCGGCTCATCGCCGACGGCACCGTGCAGGACCTCGCCGCGGCCCGTTCCGGCGGAGTCACGCTGGTGGTGGAGGCGGAAGGGGTCGACGTGGAGGCGTCCCTGGCCGCACTCGACGGCGTCGCCGCCACCCACGCGGAAGCCCTCCCCGGCCGCACCCGGGTGACCCTCCAGACCATCGGCGGCCTCGAGCTGCGTCCCCGGATCTTCGAGCTGGCCAAGGATCGCGCCTGGACGCTGTGGGAGCTGCGCCAGGAGCGCGCCAACCTGGAGGATCTCTTCCGGCGGCTGACCTCCGGGGAGGAGGTCTGA